Genomic window (Candidatus Krumholzibacteriia bacterium):
CGAGAGGTTCAACCGCACCCTGGTCGACGAGTTCGCCTACGCCCGCACCTTCAACTCCAACCAGCACCGGCTTGATGCGCTACCCCGCTGGATCCGGTACTACAACACCCGACGGCGACACACCGGACTCAACGGCCACACCCCCCACGAAACCGTCAACAACGTCTGTGGGAAGAACAGCTAGACGCTCGATGGCCCGGCTTCCGAATCGTCCTCGCGCACCCGACGACGCAGTTCGTCCATCAGCCTCCGGGCGACACCGGGTGCCTTCTCACGCAGCTGCTCGAACCCTGCCGGTTCGATCACCACCGCTTCGACCGGCGCATCCGCGGAGGCGGTGACGGTCGCCGTCCGTCGTCCGGTCTCGTACTTCGAGCGGCGGTCCTTCGGTGGTAGCCACCAGTCCAGGATCGCCGACTCACCCAGCACGGTGCCGGAGCCAAGGGTC
Coding sequences:
- a CDS encoding cyclic nucleotide-binding domain-containing protein, whose amino-acid sequence is SIVFKRQKTPTQPLQGIAVLEGCSQQELQTLAELSSLRTYDASSVLVEQDSPSAEMFLIVDGSVVVSDESATLATLGSGTVLGESAILDWWLPPKDRRSKYETGRRTATVTASADAPVEAVVIEPAGFEQLREKAPGVARRLMDELRRRVREDDSEAGPSSV